A window of Aromatoleum bremense genomic DNA:
GAGCCTTGCCGCATAGGCCAGCGCGTGCGACGACTCGAGCGCGGGAATGATGCCCTCCAGGCGGCACAGGTCATGAAACGCCTTCAGCGCCTCCTGGTCGGTGACGGTCACGTACTCCGCCCGGCCGCTGTCCTTGAGCCACGCATGCTCGGGTCCGACGCCCGGATAATCGAGGCCGGCGGAAATCGAATGCGTCTCGATGATCTGGCCGTCGTCGTCCTGCAGCAGGTAAGTCCGGTTGCCGTGCAGGACGCCGGGTTTGCCTGCGGTGAGGCTGGCTGCGTGCCGGCCCGATTCCATCCCCTCGCCTGCCGCCTCGACGCCGATCAGGCGCACGTCGGGCACGTCGATGTACGGGTGGAAGATGCCCATCGCGTTCGACCCGCCGCCGACACAGGCAATCACGCAGTCGGGCTGCCGTCCCGTCATCTCCGGCATCTGGAGCAGGCATTCCTTCCCGATGACGGTCTGGAAATCGCGCACCATCAGCGGATACGGATGGGGGCCGGCAACGGTGCCGATGATGTAGAACGTGTTGTGGACGTTCGTGACCCAGTCGCGCATCGCCTCGTTGAGCGCGTCCTTCAGGGTTTTTGAACCGGATTCGACCGGCACCACCGTGGCGCCGAGCAGTTTCATGCGATAGACATTGGCAGCCTGCCGCCTGACATCCTCCGACCCCATGTAGACGACACATTCCATGCCGTAACGCGCGGCAACGGTCGCGGTGGCAACGCCGTGCTGCCCCGCGCCGGTTTCGGCGATCACCCTCGGCTTGCCCATGCGCCGTGCGACCATCGCTTGGCCGATGCAGTTGTTCACCTTGTGTGCGCCGGTGTGGTTCAGGTCTTCGCGCTTGAGGTAGATTTGTGCGCCACCGAGCAGGTCGGACCAGCGCCTGGCGTGGTAGATCGGGCTCGGGCGGCCGACATAGTGCTTGAGCTCATACTCGAACTCGGCGATGAACGCCGGGTCGTCGCGGCAGGCTTCGTATGCGGCACGCAGTTCGTCCAGCGCCGGTATCAGCGTCTCGGCAACGAAGACGCCGCCGTAAGGACCAAAGTGACCGCTCGGGTCGGGAAAACGGTAAGGCGCGTCAGCCATCTGCATGTCGAACTCCAGCGATGAACGCGGCGATGCGCGCCGCGTCCTTGATGCCCTTGCCCGATTCCACGCCGCTCGACACGTCGACGGCCCACGGCCTGACGCGACGGATGGCCTCGCCGACGTTGTCGGGATCGAGTCCGCCGGAAAGGATCAGAGGTTTGTCCAGGCCTGCAGGAATCAGGGTCCAGTCGAATACTTTGCCACCGCCTCCGTAGCCTTCGACGAACGCGTCGAGCAGCAACCCGGAGGCCCCCGGATGGCAAGCGGAGAATTCTACCAGATCGACCCCGGGACGCACCCGCGCCGCCTTGACCCACGGACGCCCGTGCCGGGCGCACTCGCGCTCGTCTTCGTCACCGTGGAACTGGAGTAACTGCAGCGGGACACGGCGCAGCGCCGCGGCGACGAAAGCCGGCTCGGGGTTGACGAAAAGTCCTACTATCGTGACGAACGGCGGGACGAGCGCAGCGAGTTCTGCAGCCGCCTCGAATGACACGAAGCGCGGACTGGGCGGATAAAATACCAACCCGATCGCATCGGCGCCAGCCTCGACCGCAGACCGGACATCCTCGGCGCGGGTCAGGCCGCAGATCTTGATACGGGTTCGGGCCACTCAGACGAAAGGAATACGAGGAACGACGATGATACGCCCTTCACCCGGCAGAGACCAGTGCAGGGCATACTCGACGCCGCACAGATAAAGGCCGTCAGCGGGAAACGTCAGCGCGGCGAGGCTGCGGTCACGGGCAGCGAGCACTTCCGCGAGCCAGGCGGCCGAATGGCGCCCCTTGCCGACGTACACCAGGGCGCCGACGAGGTTGCGCACCATGTGATGGAGAAAGGCATTGGCCCAGAAATCGAACACGATGTAGTCACCGGCGCGCTGCACCCGAACCTCGTGCATCAGTTTGACCGGCGACTTGGCCTGGCAACCCGCGGCGCGAAATGCGGAAAAGTCGTGCCACCCTTCGAGGCAGCGCGCCGCTTCGGCCATGGCGATCTCGTCCAGCGGCGGATGGAACCATCCGACACGGCCGGCGAGAAGCGCGGGCCTGACCGGTGAATTGTGCAGGATATATCGGTAGCGGCGCGACACCGCGCAAAAACGCGCATGGAATTCGTCACTGGCCTCGGTCGCCCAGCGTACGACGACCGGCGAAGACAGGCGGCTATTGACACCGCGCACCCAGCCGGAGTTCGGCCTGACCGATTCGGTGTCGAAATGCACGACTTGCGCCGTCGCATGAACGCCGGTGTCGGTGCGGCCGGCGCAGTGGAGACGCACCGGATGTGCGGCAATATGTCCGATCGCGGCCTCCAAGTGATCCTGCACCGTCCGCCCATGGGCCTGGCTCTGGAAACCCTCGAACGCATTTCCGGCATATTCCACGCCGAGCACGATTCTCACTTCACAATCCCCAGCAAGGCCACGCCCATCGCGATGCACAACGCCGACACCACGATCTCCCGCAAGCCGAAGCGCTCCCGGGCGATGCTGATCGTCTCCTCCGACGGATTGTCGGCCTCGTCGAGCCAGTGCGTCCAGCCGTGCTCGGCCCCGGTTTCGACGTAACGCATGACGAGCAGCAGGCGAACCGCGAGCCGGCTCGCCGGCAGGCTGGCAAACTCCAGCGGCCGTAACAGCGCATACAAACCGCTGACGAGGCGATCGACGGAAAGCCGCTGGAGCAGGATGGCGACGCAAAACACGACTGCGACGAGCCGCCCGCCATGCTGCGCGGCCAGCAGCACGCCTTCCACAGTCGGGCTCAGCATGGGCCAGTCCGCCACAAGCGCCTCACCCGGCGTAAACCCGGCAAAAAAGACGACGATTGCGAGCAGCAGGAAGCGCACTCGCCGCACAAGGCGCCAGCTGCGCTCCGGGGCAAGCGGCGATGCAACGAGCCCGCTCGCGATCACCGCGGCCAGGAGCCATACGCCGGAGAGGGTCTGTATGACCGTAACGCCGGCGGCCCATATCAGTATCAGTAATCCTGCGTGCATGCCAAAACCGCTTTGCAGGGGAGGCGGTCGGGCAATAGCGGGAAACCGCGACGCGCACTGCAATCAGACAAGCTGCTCGAGCAGGCGTTTCCCCGCTTCGCGCTGGGCGAGCGAGCCTTCGCGCAGCACCTCGTCGATCAGTTCGCGCGCGCCTTCCTTGTCGCCCATCTCCTCATAAGCCCGTGCGAGTTCAATCTTGGTATCGACTTCCTGGATCGCCTCGTCGCTCAACGTTCCGCCCGCCGGTTGCGGAACGTCCAGCAGTTCGTCAAGAGTGATGCTCGACGGGTCCAGCGCCGGGACAACGCCCGAGGAATCCATGCTGGCATCGTCGAAGTTGAAATCGAAGTCGAGAAGGTTGCTGTCGAATGTCGTTTCCTCGGGATCCTGAGCGGCAAGACTTGTGTCGCCGGAAGCTTCACCGGAAATCAGCTTTGTCGCTTCGAGATTGAAATCGGTGGTCCCGGCATCCGGCACCGGTTCCTCGATATCCGGCGGAAGATCGAAGTGGGTGTCCGGCATCAGCGCCGGCAGGTCCGCGCCGCTGTCGCTGACGAGCGTTGCACTCAGAAGTGCTTCAGCCGCTGACGGACCGCCGGCTTCACCGAGAAAATCAAGATTCGGAGCCGGGTCGCTCGGCAACGGGGAGTCGACTGCCGCGCCGGCATCCTGGTCGGCGCTCGCAGGCGCGGCTTCGCCCCCCCACGGGAGGCCGACATCCAGGTCGAAATCAAGTGCTGCAGCATCGATCTCCGGCAATGCATCGAAGACGACCGGATCGAGCTCGGTTGCATCCAGTGTGATGTCGCTCGCGTCAGCGCCCGGTTTGTCACCGGTTTCGCCGGCGGGGATCTCCCACGGATTCTTCAACAGCGCCGATTCGGTTTCGGCGGACAGCGGATCTGCTGGCGAAATATCGCCCACGTCCTGGGAATAGGTGGTGAAATCCAGGTCCCTGGACTGATCGAAATCCGGGGAGGTGTCGCCGGCTTCCGCCGCCACGGTACCAAGCCCGGCGCCCACCGCCGCGAAGGGGAGCGTGTCGGTCGCGGTCGCGCCTTGCCGAAGTTCGGTAGCGGCGGTGCGGGAAGCCGCGGTCGATGCGCCGTAGAGCGGATTGTCCGGATCGATCCTCCGGCCCATCTCCGCCGCTTTCTCCCAGTCCTGCCCCACGCCCCCGGTACGGGAATGAAGTGCCGACGCGGTGGCTTCGAACTGCTTCAGACTGTTGCGCTGGGCATAAATTTCGAGCAGTTTCAGCGGTATCGCAAGGCGCGAAGTGTCTGCCTTGAGCGCATCGAGGAGTATTTCCTCCGCCTGGGCATCCCGTCCGTACGCCATATATACATCGGCCTCGGCAACGGGATCGACTCCCTCGTCGGTATCGATTGCGGAGAGGCCGGACTGGCTGAAATCGGTGTCGAGGATGCTGCCGTCCCCGGTGTTCACGTTCTGCCCGCCGGCCGCGCCGAAGCCGGCGCCCGCAGCGAGTGGCAACTCGCTCATGATTCCCAGCGCGTCGCGGCTCTCCTGCTCCCCCTTGCGCCGTTCGCGGACCTTGATTCCGGCATAGCCGAGAAGCAGCACGAGAATACCGCCCCCTGCCGCGAGCAGCTTCGGATCGTCAGCGAGGCCCTGGAGAAAATCGGGTTCGACGACCGGCGCCGCAACTTCCGCCGCCTTTGGTGCCGGAAGCGGCACTTCGGGTTTCGACTCCTCTGCGAGCGGTCGCGAAGCCTGAGTCTCCACAGCCGGCTGTGGTGCACTTGCGACCCCGGCCGGCGCCGCTGCCGCCGGTTCATTCGCCTGCGACGCACCGGGACCAGCGCCGTCCGGGGTACTGCCGCCAGCCCGCTGCTGCAGTTCTCCGAGGCCCTCGCTTCGAATTTCCAGCAGTTGCTGCATTTCGCGGATGCTGGCCTCGAGGGCGGCGAGCCGGCTGTTCGCCTCCTCCAGTGCCTTGTCGCGGGCGACCAGTTCTTCCTCGAGCGACTGAAGCCGGGCAAGACGTGAAGACTCGACGGCCAGCGCCTGGGCCGCCGCCGGATTCAAGGGAGCGGACACTTTTACCTGATCGCCGCCTACCCCCTGCCCCGCGGGTTCGTCGACTCTTGCCACGATCGCGCCGGCGCCAGCCCGAGACGCCGGCGGTTCGCTTGCTGCGGCGCGTGCGGCAACGGTTCCGGCCAACCGTTTTCGATAGGCTTCGAAATCGGCTGCCTGGGCGACGACTTTCCGGTGCGCCTGGGCTGGTTCCACTGCACTCACGGCCGCCCCCGAGGGAACCTTGAGAATTGCACCGGCCCGCATCCGGTTTATGTTCTCGCCCTCGAACGCGTCGGGATTCTCTTGGAATAGTGCAA
This region includes:
- the trpB gene encoding tryptophan synthase subunit beta, giving the protein MQMADAPYRFPDPSGHFGPYGGVFVAETLIPALDELRAAYEACRDDPAFIAEFEYELKHYVGRPSPIYHARRWSDLLGGAQIYLKREDLNHTGAHKVNNCIGQAMVARRMGKPRVIAETGAGQHGVATATVAARYGMECVVYMGSEDVRRQAANVYRMKLLGATVVPVESGSKTLKDALNEAMRDWVTNVHNTFYIIGTVAGPHPYPLMVRDFQTVIGKECLLQMPEMTGRQPDCVIACVGGGSNAMGIFHPYIDVPDVRLIGVEAAGEGMESGRHAASLTAGKPGVLHGNRTYLLQDDDGQIIETHSISAGLDYPGVGPEHAWLKDSGRAEYVTVTDQEALKAFHDLCRLEGIIPALESSHALAYAARLAPTLPKDKILLVNLSGRGDKDMHTVAEKSGIQF
- a CDS encoding phosphoribosylanthranilate isomerase — its product is MARTRIKICGLTRAEDVRSAVEAGADAIGLVFYPPSPRFVSFEAAAELAALVPPFVTIVGLFVNPEPAFVAAALRRVPLQLLQFHGDEDERECARHGRPWVKAARVRPGVDLVEFSACHPGASGLLLDAFVEGYGGGGKVFDWTLIPAGLDKPLILSGGLDPDNVGEAIRRVRPWAVDVSSGVESGKGIKDAARIAAFIAGVRHADG
- the truA gene encoding tRNA pseudouridine(38-40) synthase TruA — encoded protein: MRIVLGVEYAGNAFEGFQSQAHGRTVQDHLEAAIGHIAAHPVRLHCAGRTDTGVHATAQVVHFDTESVRPNSGWVRGVNSRLSSPVVVRWATEASDEFHARFCAVSRRYRYILHNSPVRPALLAGRVGWFHPPLDEIAMAEAARCLEGWHDFSAFRAAGCQAKSPVKLMHEVRVQRAGDYIVFDFWANAFLHHMVRNLVGALVYVGKGRHSAAWLAEVLAARDRSLAALTFPADGLYLCGVEYALHWSLPGEGRIIVVPRIPFV
- a CDS encoding energy-coupling factor transporter transmembrane component T, with product MHAGLLILIWAAGVTVIQTLSGVWLLAAVIASGLVASPLAPERSWRLVRRVRFLLLAIVVFFAGFTPGEALVADWPMLSPTVEGVLLAAQHGGRLVAVVFCVAILLQRLSVDRLVSGLYALLRPLEFASLPASRLAVRLLLVMRYVETGAEHGWTHWLDEADNPSEETISIARERFGLREIVVSALCIAMGVALLGIVK
- a CDS encoding FimV/HubP family polar landmark protein: MKTSLKASLVAAAIATLPSGSHAAGLGPINVFSAIGQPLRAEVELNATSQEMQSLTARIASAEAFRQASLPYSSIMNALKLAVESRGNRAVVRISSDRPLSDPFVDLLIELDWASGRVIREYTFLLDPAPAGTPPAVVAAPVAAPTVAAPSGTQRAAPPSRPPLSDTSAPPARHEVRRGDTLHGIAEAHRPPGASLDQMLVALFQENPDAFEGENINRMRAGAILKVPSGAAVSAVEPAQAHRKVVAQAADFEAYRKRLAGTVAARAAASEPPASRAGAGAIVARVDEPAGQGVGGDQVKVSAPLNPAAAQALAVESSRLARLQSLEEELVARDKALEEANSRLAALEASIREMQQLLEIRSEGLGELQQRAGGSTPDGAGPGASQANEPAAAAPAGVASAPQPAVETQASRPLAEESKPEVPLPAPKAAEVAAPVVEPDFLQGLADDPKLLAAGGGILVLLLGYAGIKVRERRKGEQESRDALGIMSELPLAAGAGFGAAGGQNVNTGDGSILDTDFSQSGLSAIDTDEGVDPVAEADVYMAYGRDAQAEEILLDALKADTSRLAIPLKLLEIYAQRNSLKQFEATASALHSRTGGVGQDWEKAAEMGRRIDPDNPLYGASTAASRTAATELRQGATATDTLPFAAVGAGLGTVAAEAGDTSPDFDQSRDLDFTTYSQDVGDISPADPLSAETESALLKNPWEIPAGETGDKPGADASDITLDATELDPVVFDALPEIDAAALDFDLDVGLPWGGEAAPASADQDAGAAVDSPLPSDPAPNLDFLGEAGGPSAAEALLSATLVSDSGADLPALMPDTHFDLPPDIEEPVPDAGTTDFNLEATKLISGEASGDTSLAAQDPEETTFDSNLLDFDFNFDDASMDSSGVVPALDPSSITLDELLDVPQPAGGTLSDEAIQEVDTKIELARAYEEMGDKEGARELIDEVLREGSLAQREAGKRLLEQLV